One region of Hemitrygon akajei unplaced genomic scaffold, sHemAka1.3 Scf000045, whole genome shotgun sequence genomic DNA includes:
- the LOC140720670 gene encoding uncharacterized protein: MAHQRVHNGEQPFTCSDCGKGFTYSSQLMVHQRVHTGERPFTCSDCGEGFTQFSGLQAHQSVHTGERPFNCSDCGKGFTLTSYLLTHQSVYTGEWPFTCSDCGKGFTRSSQLKVHQRVHTGERPFTCSDCGKGFTLSSYLLTHQSVHTGEWPFTCSECGKGFTRSSQLKVHQRVHTGERPFTCSDCGKGFTSSSQLKVHQRVHTGERPFTCSDCGKGFTLSSYLLTHQSVHTGEWPFTCSECGKGFTRSSQLKVHQRVHTGERPFTCSDCGKGFTSSSQLKVHQRVHTGERPFTCSDCGKGFTQLSGLQAHQSVHTGKRPFTCSDCGKGFTRSSQLKVHQRVHTGERPFTYSDCGKGFTSSSQLKVHQRVHTGERPFICSVCGKGFTQLATLQAHQSVHTGERPFTCIFTGKGFTQSSQLKVHERIHTGERPFTCSVCGKRFTLSCNLQRHQRVHTGEKPFTCIFCGKGFTQSSQLKVHERIHTGERPFTCTDCGKRFTLSCNLQRHQRVHTGERPFTCSDCGKGFTQLSVLQAHQSVHTGERPFTCIFCGKGFTQSSQLKVHERIHTGERPFTCSVCGKRFTLSCNLQRHQRVHTGERPFTCSDCGKGFTQLSVLQAHQSVHAGERPFTCTFCGKGFTQSSQLKVHERIHTGERPFTCSVCGKRFTLSCNLQRHQRVHTGERPFTCSDCGKGFTQLSVLQAHQSVHAGERPFTCSHCGKGFTQSSQLKEHERIHTGQRPFTSC; this comes from the coding sequence atggctcaccagcgagttcacaacggggagcagccgttcacctgctcggactgtgggaaaggattcacttactcatcccaactgatggtacatcagcgagttcacaccggagagaggccattcacctgctcagactgtggggagggattcacacAGTTCTCTGGCCtgcaagcacaccagtcagttcacactggggaaaggccgttcaactgctcagactgtgggaagggattcactctgacatcttacctactgacacaccagtcagtttacactggagagtggccattcacctgctcggattgtgggaagggattcactcggtcatctcaactgaaggtacatcagcgagttcacactggggagaggccattcacctgctcagactgtgggaagggattcactctgtcatcttacctactgacacaccagtcagttcacactggagagtggccattcacctgctcggagtgtgggaagggattcactcggtcatctcaactgaaggtacatcagcgagttcacactggcgagaggccattcacctgctcagactgtgggaagggattcacttcgtcatctcaactgaaggtacatcagcgagttcacaccggagagaggccgttcacctgctcagactgtgggaagggattcactctgtcatcttacctactgacacaccagtcagttcacactggagagtggccattcacctgctcggagtgtgggaagggattcactcggtcatctcaactgaaggtacatcagcgagttcacactggggagaggccattcacctgctcagactgtgggaagggattcacttcgtcatctcaactgaaggtacatcagcgagttcacaccggagagaggccgttcacctgctcggactgtgggaagggattcacacagttgtCTGGCCtgcaagcacaccagtcagttcacaccggcaagaggccgttcacctgctcagactgtgggaagggattcactcggtcatctcaactgaaggtacatcagcgagttcacacgggggagaggccgttcacctactcagactgtgggaagggattcacttcgtcatctcaactgaaggtacatcagcgagttcacactggggagaggccgttcatctgctcagtctgtgggaagggattcacacagttagctaccctacaagcacaccagtcagttcacactggggagaggccgttcacctgcatattcactgggaagggattcactcaatcatctcaattgaaggtacatgagcgaattcacactggggagaggccattcacctgctcagtctgtgggaagagattcactctgtcatgcaacctacagagacaccagcgagttcacactggggagaagccgttcacctgcatattctgtgggaagggattcactcaatcatctcaattgaaggtacatgagcgaattcacactggggagaggccattcacctgcacagactgtgggaagagattcactctgtcatgcaacctacagagacaccagcgagttcacactggggagaggccgttcacctgctcagactgtgggaagggattcacacagttatctgtcctacaagcacaccagtcagttcacactggggagaggccgttcacctgcatattctgtgggaagggattcactcaatcatctcaattgaaggtacatgagcgaattcacactggggagaggccattcacctgctcagtctgtgggaagagattcactctgtcatgcaacctacagagacaccagcgagttcacactggggagaggccgttcacctgctcagactgtgggaagggattcacacagttatctgtcctacaagcacaccagtcagttcacgctggggagaggccgttcacctgcacattctgtgggaagggattcactcaatcatctcaattgaaggtacatgagcgaattcacactggggagaggccattcacctgctcagtctgtgggaagagattcactctgtcatgcaacctacagagacaccagcgagttcacactggggagaggccgttcacctgctcagactgtgggaagggattcacacagttatctgtcctacaagcacaccagtcagttcacgctggggagaggccgttcacctgctcacactgtgggaagggattcactcaatcatcacAATTGAAGGAACatgagcgaattcacactgggcagaggccatTCACTTCCTGTTAA